In Paracoccaceae bacterium Fryx2, a single genomic region encodes these proteins:
- a CDS encoding lytic transglycosylase domain-containing protein, with translation MRRFIGVICVLAAAASAGGAAAEGLTLSGSSKSRAALFKSQAKLLDGRLAKQYQTSVRLQPKVKAGAEAAVPRFKGSYKGEYLDVAKAAARKHGIPEDLFLRLVQQESGWNPSARSVKGATGLAQLMPGTATLMRVDIDDPHQNLDGGAKYLKLMYDKFGSWRLALAAYNAGPMAVEKHDGIPPYQETKNYVSVILGS, from the coding sequence ATGCGGCGGTTCATCGGTGTGATCTGTGTTCTGGCTGCGGCCGCATCGGCGGGCGGTGCCGCGGCAGAGGGGCTGACCCTCTCGGGCTCCAGCAAGTCGCGGGCCGCGCTGTTCAAGTCGCAGGCCAAGCTGCTCGACGGTCGGCTGGCCAAGCAGTACCAGACCTCGGTCCGCCTGCAACCCAAGGTCAAGGCCGGGGCAGAGGCGGCGGTGCCGCGCTTCAAGGGCAGCTACAAGGGCGAATACCTCGACGTGGCAAAGGCCGCGGCCCGCAAGCACGGCATTCCCGAAGACCTGTTCCTGCGCCTCGTGCAGCAGGAATCGGGCTGGAACCCCTCGGCCAGGTCGGTCAAGGGCGCGACCGGGCTGGCGCAGCTGATGCCGGGCACCGCGACCCTGATGCGGGTCGATATCGACGATCCGCACCAGAACCTCGACGGCGGGGCCAAGTATCTCAAGCTGATGTATGACAAGTTCGGCAGCTGGCGTCTGGCGCTGGCCGCATACAACGCCGGGCCGATGGCGGTGGAAAAGCACGACGGCATTCCGCCCTATCAGGAAACGAAGAACTACGTTTCGGTGATTCTGGGCAGTTGA